In Lycium ferocissimum isolate CSIRO_LF1 chromosome 11, AGI_CSIRO_Lferr_CH_V1, whole genome shotgun sequence, a single genomic region encodes these proteins:
- the LOC132037513 gene encoding proton pump-interactor 1-like: protein MGIDVEAKLVHVPVEAGSEQINLLKENGKTNHGSGITEPIKFGSHGTEEPKKEEVSKIPVSNVPKDAVEDWPEPKQIHSFYTVKFRRFEDPKLKAKIELAEKELQKKNQARSQIIEKLKARRAERSKVIEQRKALGAENKEFWSAIDDKKKEMEPLREALGKLGVSRNAGRERGPVVCSSEQELNNLIKSLQYRIQHESIPLTEEKQILREIKQLEGTRKDVKNVAATRAQIHEAMGEKESIQNQVKLMSVGLDGVRKGQQEVKAKLKQIDDQIDGISKQISLLDEELKEVVEKRDKTYEHILELRKQREEGNSSFYQNSNVLHKVKQLADQKDVGALKELSVTEVDKFMSLWSGSKPFRDDYERRLLQSLDIRQLSRDGRMRNPDEKPLVLPEPPTVSRAEVPAKTNAKPVKEDPAPVDAAPVQKEQKEKISKHNTKSTEKKDVVDEEEVYGLDIPKDIKPKKNEVDEATLKEMKKEEEIAKNKQAMERKRKLAEKAAAKAAKKAQLEAEKKLKEREKRARKKGGSSVPEPTEEPTEVAEEENVEETVETTIAPKLKARKENTVRHRATRARGSELPKTILKRKKATNYWLWAAAPAALAILVLLVFGYMYLQK, encoded by the exons ATGGGGATAGATGTGGAAGCTAAGTTAGTTCATGTTCCAGTTGAAGCTGGAAGTGAACAGATCAATCTTCTGAAAGAAAATGGAAAGACGAATCATGGTTCGGGGATTACCGAGCCAATTAAATTTGGCTCTCATGGTACTGAAGAACCTAAGAAGGAGGAAGTAAGCAAAATTCCTGTGAGCAATGTTCCGAAGGATGCAGTTGAGGACTGGCCTGAACCTAAGCAGATTCATTCGTTCTATACTGTTAAATTCCGGAGATTTGAAGACCCGAAACTGAAGGCCAAAATTGAACTGGCTGAAAAAGAGCTACAGAAAAAGAACCAAGCGAGATCTCAGATCattgaaaaattaaaggccagAAGG GCTGAACGATCAAAGGTAATTGAACAAAGGAAAGCCCTTGGTGCTGAGAATAAGGAATTTTGGAGTGCTATTGAtgataaaaaaaaggaaatggaaCCTCTGCGAGAGGCCCTGGGAAAGCTCGGCGTTTCTAGGAATGCTGGCCGAGAGAGGGGTCCTGTGGTGTGTTCATCTGAGCAGGAGCTGAATAATCTT ATCAAGAGTCTGCAGTATCGCATTCAGCATGAAAGCATTCCTCTAACCGAAGAGAAGCAAATTCTCCGGGAAATCAAACAACTTGAAGGAACAAGGAAAGATGTTAAAAATGTTGCTGCTACAAGGGCACAGATTCATGAGGCGATGGGTGAAAAAGAATCAATCCAGAACCAGGTCAAA CTTATGAGTGTTGGTTTGGATGGAGTTCGGAAGGGGCAACAGGAGGTTAAGGCCAAGCTTAAGCAAATAGATGATCAGATTGATGGCATAAGCAAACAGATCAGCTTATTGGATGAGGAATTGAAGGAAGTTGTGGAGAAGAGGGACAAAACTTATGAACATATTCTGGAATTGAGGAAACAGCGTGAAGAAGGG AATTCTTCTTTCTACCAAAACTCCAACGTGTTGCACAAAGTGAAGCAACTCGCAGATCAAAAGGATGTTGGAGCCCTTAAAGAGCTCTCTGTTACAGAG GTCGACAAATTCATGTCTCTTTGGAGTGGTAGTAAGCCTTTTAGAGATGACTATGAGAGAAGACTCTTGCAGTCGCTCGATATTAGGCAGTTGAGCAGGGACGGGAGGATGAGGAATCCTGATGAAAAGCCTCTTGTGTTACCAGAACCACCTACCGTCTCCCGTGCCGAGGTTCCAGCAAAAACTAATGCAAAACCCGTAAAGGAAGATCCTGCACCTGTTGATGCTGCTCCTGTTCAGAAAGAACAGAAAGAGAAGATTAGCAAGCACAACACAAAAAGCACTGAGAAAAAAGATGTCGTTGATGAAGAGGAAGTCTATGGTTTGGACATACCCAAGGATATTAAGCCCAAGAAAAACGAAGTTGATGAGGCAACActgaaggagatgaagaaagAGGAGGAGATAGCAAAAAATAAACAGGCTATGGAAAGGAAGCGAAAGTTGGCCGAGAAAGCCGCTGCAAAAGCTGCAAAGAAAGCTCAGCTAGAAGCTGAAAAGAAACTCAAA GAACGTGAGAAGAGAGCGAGGAAGAAGGGCGGATCTTCTGTTCCGGAACCAACCGAGGAACCTACTGAGGTTGCTGAGGAGGAAAACGTGGAGGAAACTGTTGAAACAACCATTGCACCCAAGTTGAAGGCGCGGAAAGAGAATACCGTCAGGCATAGAGCAACACGTGCAAGAGGTTCGGAGCTTCCCAAAACTATACTAAAGCGCAAGAAAGCAACAAACTATTGGCTATGGGCGGCTGCTCCTGCTGCGCTCGCGATTCTGGTACTTCTAGTCTTCGGATACATGTACCTTCAAAAGTAG